From one Brachypodium distachyon strain Bd21 chromosome 4, Brachypodium_distachyon_v3.0, whole genome shotgun sequence genomic stretch:
- the LOC100835443 gene encoding non-specific lipid-transfer protein C6 has product MASPKSPALLLLLLASVLALASGQQQQEYCRDTLGGLEACHAFMYEGAARASAGCCAAYSAAFDADPFCLCYIANGVYGRSTGYNVNVTHALEIPTSCGQIAPPIDLCNMQGLVLPPYGPANSPAAPGPAQAPLASSPAAQPPSASAGSVETPPSTLLSSAPPPPQPTSGGARDSSVKMAFVFFAVACIVAAVA; this is encoded by the exons ATGGCGTCTCCTAAAAGCCCtgctctcctccttctcctacTGGCATCCGTCCTGGCCTTAGCGtccgggcagcagcagcaggagtaCTGCCGGGACACGCTGGGCGGGCTTGAGGCGTGCCACGCGTTCATGTAcgagggcgcggcgcgggcgtccGCCGGCTGCTGCGCGGCGTACAGCGCCGCCTTCGACGCCGACCCGTTCTGCCTCTGCTACATCGCCAACGGCGTCTACGGCCGCTCCACCGGCTACAACGTCAACGTCACCCACGCCCTCGAGATCCCCACCAGCTGCGGCCAGATCGCTCCCCCCATCGACCTCTGCAACA TGCAAGGGCTGGTGCTTCCTCCCTACGGGCCAGCTAACTCTCCGGCGGCTCCTGGACCGGCGCAGGCGCCACTGGCTTCGTCTCCGGCCGCGCAGCCACCTTCAGCTtcag CAGGATCAGTAGAAACGCCACCGTCGACGTTGCTGTCGTctgctcccccgccgccgcagccaacCTCTGGTGGTGCTCGTGATTCTTCAGTGAAGATGGCCTTCGTGTTCTTCGCCGTCGCTTGCATTGTCGCGGCCGTGGCCTGA